From Acidaminococcales bacterium, the proteins below share one genomic window:
- the rpoN gene encoding RNA polymerase factor sigma-54, whose protein sequence is MNTLKIEIQQKLNMTQQLVQAIAILAMSGQELNELLDKEVLENPVLDFAEDGPPQFEERWPLARGQNSPDVGAPYPLAKQNTSLHDYIMQQIALSITTAEEKAIAEYIVGSLNASGYLEQPLGRIAEKLNTTRQAVNNVRKAIQDIEPPGFASLNIAEFLLLQLNKKADCADVVLAKAIVRDHLSALAQKDFESIAMAVGCGLPEVTAAVGIIKKLSPRPVNGWLEDAEAQYITPDIIIRKAENQFVVYLNPIYLRALRIQDEYALLRKNVDKETQKYINKNLRSAQWIIQCLEQREKTMRKVSEIIVELQRDFLEFGFLHMRPLTLREVARIAAVHESTVSRAISGKYAQTPHGSIPLKAFFPSGINTDSGRKVNFAQIKKRIAEIAKSETGMSDKKMADLLAQEGITIARRTVAKYRGTLGIKPSFARKKHT, encoded by the coding sequence ATGAATACATTGAAGATCGAAATACAGCAGAAATTGAATATGACCCAGCAGCTTGTCCAGGCCATCGCCATTCTCGCCATGTCGGGGCAGGAGCTTAATGAATTGCTCGACAAAGAAGTGCTGGAAAATCCCGTGCTGGATTTTGCCGAGGACGGGCCGCCTCAATTTGAGGAGCGCTGGCCGTTGGCGCGCGGCCAAAATTCTCCGGACGTCGGCGCCCCTTACCCTTTAGCGAAGCAAAATACCAGCCTGCATGATTATATCATGCAGCAAATCGCCCTGAGCATAACAACCGCCGAAGAAAAAGCTATCGCCGAATACATTGTGGGTTCGCTTAACGCAAGCGGCTATCTTGAGCAGCCGCTTGGCCGCATAGCGGAAAAACTAAACACCACCCGGCAAGCCGTAAACAACGTGAGAAAAGCCATACAGGACATTGAGCCGCCGGGGTTCGCGTCCTTGAACATAGCCGAATTCCTGCTCCTGCAACTGAACAAAAAGGCGGACTGCGCCGATGTTGTTCTGGCTAAGGCCATAGTGCGCGATCATTTGTCCGCGCTTGCGCAAAAAGATTTTGAAAGCATCGCCATGGCGGTAGGCTGCGGCCTGCCGGAGGTAACGGCGGCGGTCGGCATCATCAAAAAGCTTAGCCCCCGCCCGGTCAACGGCTGGCTGGAAGACGCCGAAGCGCAATACATAACGCCTGACATAATTATCCGGAAAGCAGAAAACCAGTTCGTTGTATATTTGAACCCCATTTATCTGCGTGCCTTGCGCATACAGGATGAATATGCCCTCTTGCGCAAAAATGTTGACAAGGAAACGCAAAAATATATCAATAAAAACTTGCGCTCGGCGCAGTGGATCATCCAGTGCCTGGAGCAACGCGAAAAAACCATGCGCAAGGTCAGTGAAATCATCGTCGAGCTGCAACGCGATTTTTTGGAATTTGGCTTTCTGCACATGCGCCCGCTCACTTTACGGGAGGTCGCCCGTATAGCCGCCGTGCACGAGTCTACGGTAAGCCGCGCGATCAGCGGAAAGTACGCCCAGACGCCGCACGGCTCCATTCCCCTTAAAGCCTTTTTCCCCTCCGGCATAAATACCGATTCCGGCCGTAAAGTTAATTTTGCCCAAATAAAAAAACGCATAGCGGAAATAGCCAAATCCGAAACCGGCATGAGCGATAAAAAAATGGCCGACCTGCTTGCGCAGGAAGGCATCACGATCGCCCGCCGCACCGTTGCCAAATACCGCGGGACTCTTGGCATAAAGCCTTCTTTTGCCAGGAAAAAGCATACGTGA
- the tyrS gene encoding tyrosine--tRNA ligase, producing MSALDILKERGFVKQLSHEEEIAALLKKEKITFYIGFDPTADSLHIGHFIALMSMAHMQKAGHRPICLLGGGTAMVGDPSGKDNMRRIMSKEEIAHNAGRFKKQMAKFIDFGNGRALMENNAEWLLDLNYINFLREVGVHFSVNRMLTAECFKQRMEKGLSFFEFNYMLMQAYDFLELYRRYGCVLQMGGDDQWSNLLAGVELIRKKEGAGAFCLTSKLLTTGEGKKMGKTEKGALWLDAEKTSPYDFYQYWRNVDDADVMECLALLTWLPMDEVRRLGSLRDKEINYAKKILAFEVTSLVHGAQEAEKAAGTAEALFGAGGGVENAPTVFIAKQQQGGKMADVLAAAGITASKSEARRLIAGGGIYVGEEKITDPEAAFAPAMFDGDGSLLLRKGKKTYHRIVVK from the coding sequence ATGTCAGCTCTTGACATATTGAAAGAACGCGGGTTTGTCAAACAACTGTCCCACGAGGAAGAAATTGCCGCGTTGCTGAAAAAGGAAAAAATAACTTTTTATATCGGTTTTGACCCAACGGCGGACAGTTTGCACATAGGGCACTTCATCGCGCTCATGTCCATGGCGCACATGCAAAAAGCCGGGCACCGCCCCATCTGCCTCTTGGGCGGCGGCACCGCCATGGTGGGGGATCCCAGCGGCAAGGACAACATGCGCCGCATTATGTCCAAAGAGGAAATCGCCCATAACGCCGGGCGGTTCAAAAAGCAGATGGCTAAATTCATCGACTTCGGAAACGGCCGGGCGCTCATGGAAAACAACGCCGAGTGGCTGCTGGATCTTAACTATATCAATTTTCTGCGGGAAGTAGGCGTGCATTTTTCCGTCAACCGTATGCTCACGGCCGAATGTTTCAAGCAGCGCATGGAAAAAGGGCTGTCTTTTTTTGAATTCAATTACATGCTCATGCAGGCTTACGATTTTCTTGAGCTTTACCGACGTTATGGCTGCGTGCTGCAAATGGGCGGCGACGACCAATGGTCAAACCTTTTGGCCGGGGTTGAGCTTATCCGCAAAAAAGAAGGCGCGGGCGCTTTTTGCCTTACCTCGAAACTGCTGACAACCGGCGAAGGCAAGAAAATGGGCAAAACAGAAAAAGGGGCCTTGTGGCTGGACGCGGAAAAAACTTCCCCCTATGACTTTTATCAATACTGGCGCAATGTCGACGATGCCGATGTAATGGAGTGCCTGGCCTTGCTCACTTGGCTGCCGATGGATGAAGTGCGCCGCTTAGGGTCGCTTCGCGACAAAGAAATAAATTACGCCAAAAAAATCTTGGCCTTTGAAGTAACCAGCCTTGTCCACGGCGCGCAAGAAGCCGAAAAAGCGGCCGGAACCGCCGAGGCGCTCTTTGGCGCGGGCGGCGGCGTGGAAAACGCGCCGACGGTTTTTATCGCCAAGCAGCAGCAAGGCGGGAAGATGGCGGATGTCCTGGCGGCCGCCGGCATAACCGCCAGCAAGAGCGAAGCCAGGCGGTTGATCGCCGGCGGCGGCATTTACGTCGGCGAGGAAAAAATAACCGATCCGGAAGCAGCGTTTGCCCCGGCCATGTTTGACGGCGACGGCAGCCTTCTGCTCCGCAAAGGCAAAAAGACTTACCATCGGATAGTCGTAAAATAA
- a CDS encoding hemolysin family protein — MLVGLNGFFVAAEFSMVKVRAGRLDTLVREGNRRARYARAIAESLDAYLSACQLGITLASLGLGWIGEPAVAHMIAPLLYDFGLPAGAVGSISFIAAFSIITALHIILGELMPKTLSIQMAETVTLFTALPLIAFYKAMYPFIWLLNTLSNKLLAGIGVKIDTPHEAAHSDEELRQLFEESHKSGLIDQTEMSLMDNVIDFSDRTAREIMIPRTEMICLYTNKSFEDNLEIALREQLTRFPVCGTDKDNIIGFVHTKDILYMLAKQTKKDINSLIRPLNTVPETLCISELFKQMQKERAQIVLLIDEYGGTAGIVTLEDIVEEVFGEIRDEFDEEREPVEEISEGYSVDGLVLVEDINNLLGLELDTEAADTIGGWLYCRIGVDPAPGQIFSCGGYQFEVAEVVNLRIVRVKIRKQPEGADEGAAPSPRS, encoded by the coding sequence TTGCTTGTCGGCCTGAACGGTTTTTTTGTGGCGGCGGAATTTTCCATGGTCAAGGTACGCGCGGGAAGGTTGGATACGCTGGTGCGGGAGGGAAACCGCCGGGCGCGTTACGCCCGCGCCATTGCCGAAAGCTTGGACGCTTACCTGTCGGCCTGCCAACTGGGCATAACCCTGGCTTCGCTCGGCCTTGGCTGGATAGGCGAGCCGGCGGTCGCCCACATGATAGCGCCGCTGCTTTATGATTTCGGCCTGCCGGCCGGCGCCGTCGGCAGCATATCTTTTATCGCCGCTTTCTCCATTATTACCGCCCTGCATATAATATTGGGGGAACTCATGCCTAAAACCTTGTCGATCCAAATGGCGGAAACCGTAACGCTTTTTACCGCTTTGCCGCTGATCGCTTTTTACAAGGCCATGTATCCTTTTATTTGGCTGCTCAACACTTTGTCCAACAAGCTTCTTGCCGGCATCGGCGTGAAAATAGACACGCCGCACGAGGCGGCCCATTCCGACGAAGAACTGCGCCAGCTCTTTGAGGAGAGCCACAAAAGCGGGCTGATTGATCAGACGGAAATGTCGCTGATGGACAACGTCATTGACTTTTCCGACCGCACGGCCAGAGAAATCATGATCCCGCGCACGGAAATGATTTGCCTTTATACCAATAAAAGCTTTGAGGACAACCTGGAAATAGCCCTGCGCGAACAGCTTACCAGATTCCCCGTCTGCGGCACGGACAAAGACAACATCATCGGGTTCGTCCACACCAAAGACATCCTCTACATGCTGGCCAAACAAACCAAAAAAGACATAAATTCCCTTATCAGGCCGCTGAACACCGTGCCCGAAACACTATGCATTTCCGAACTTTTTAAGCAGATGCAAAAAGAACGGGCGCAAATAGTGCTTTTGATCGACGAGTACGGCGGCACGGCCGGCATAGTAACGCTTGAGGACATTGTCGAAGAGGTTTTCGGCGAAATCCGGGATGAATTCGACGAGGAACGGGAACCCGTCGAGGAAATTTCGGAAGGCTACTCGGTGGACGGCCTGGTGCTGGTTGAAGACATAAACAATCTCCTGGGGCTGGAGCTTGACACAGAGGCGGCCGATACCATCGGCGGCTGGCTTTATTGCCGGATAGGCGTCGATCCGGCGCCCGGGCAGATATTCTCGTGCGGCGGCTATCAATTTGAAGTAGCGGAAGTCGTCAATTTGCGCATCGTACGCGTCAAAATCAGAAAACAGCCCGAAGGGGCGGACGAAGGCGCCGCGCCTTCCCCGCGCAGTTAA